The following are encoded in a window of Scleropages formosus chromosome 7, fSclFor1.1, whole genome shotgun sequence genomic DNA:
- the LOC108941997 gene encoding ubiquitin-associated protein 1-like: MNSLDEVPFKVPLGPLDEPLEIFLVSAPELTIPDHLQIIQETEYKFGLENWVLTGFQGGESSQLAPTSMAGKPRPSCPPYWLMFSSPQESRLASRRSSDLWQPPPRRRSHSLSAADGRYLHPRVKFLISNQEGEGGYSEDNDSSSSEVEEESERGPVLKHKSRGLKELRRSSTPNLSRMASPCRASRQKKASPLTFQDFKQSSLSKLERPRVGSPPVTSQRHSKRKLHPLSQISRRHSLTPQPPCSSPASRPPPRPSTAEHIPSIKTRKPTLPSLSPYSRLPPPPLVTPPPGSHAASPDSSMELLSALSEDERDLLQAITEQGYPLRTAIVALQKTGRQTLEQILSYLLTVDRLCRLGYDETQVEEALEMFQNCETKAAEFLRLLTQFNEMGFQQSAIKEVLLVHENHRERALEELMTRVA; this comes from the exons ATGAACAGTTTGGATGAGGTTCCTTTTAAGGTCCCGCTGGGACCCCTGGATGAACCCCTTGAGATATTCCTTGTTTCTGCCCCAGAGCTCACGATTCCTGACCACCTCCAGATAATCCAAGAGACTGAA TACAAGTTTGGCTTGGAGAACTGGGTCCTGACAGGGTTTCAAGGGGGGGAATCGAGCCAATTAGCCCCCACAAGCATGGCTGGCAAACCCAGGCCATCTTGCCCTCCTTACTGGCTGATGTTCAGCAGCCCCCAGGAAAGCCGCCTGGCGAGTCGACGGAGCAGTGATCTGTGGCAGCCCCCACCCCGCCGAAGGAGCCACAGTCTGAGTGCAGCTGATGGTCGCTACCTACACCCCCGAGTCAAGTTCCTCATTTCCAACCAGGAGGGTGAGGGTGGGTATAGTGAGGACAATGACAGCTCCTCCTCAGAGGTAGAGGAGGAGTCGGAGCGTGGCCCTGTGCTAAAACACAAGAGCCGTGGCCTGAAGGAGCTCCGGCGCAGCTCCACCCCTAACCTCTCACGCATGGCATCCCCATGTCGTGCCAGTCGCCAAAAGAAAGCCTCACCATTGACCTTCCAGGACTTCAAGCAGTCATCGCTCTCCAAACTAGAGCGGCCAAGGGTGGGCAGCCCCCCAGTCACAAGCCAGAGACATTCAAAGAGGAAGCTGCATCCGCTGAGCCAAATCAGCAGGAGGCACTCCCTCACACCACAGCCCCCATGCTCCTCGCCCGCCAGTCGGCCACCACCCAGGCCCTCAACCGCAGAACACATCCCCTCTATCAAGACCCGCAAGCCTACACTGCCG TCCCTGAGCCCTTACTCCCGCTTGCCCCCACCTCCCTTAGTGACCCCGCCGCCAGGTTCCCACGCAGCAAGTCCGGACTCATCGATGGAGCTGCTGTCTGCGCTCAGCGAGGATGAGAGAGATCTGCTGCAGGCCATCACAGAGCAGGGCTACCCGCTGCGTACGGCTATCGTGGCCTTGCAGAAGACTGGCCGTCAAACCCTGGAGCAG ATTCTGAGCTACCTGCTGACCGTTGACCGGTTGTGCAGACTTGGGTACGATGAGACCCAGGTAGAAGAGGCCCTTGAGATGTTCCAGAACTGTGAGACGAAG GCTGCCGAGTTTCTGCGCCTCCTCACTCAGTTCAATGAGATGGGATTCCAGCAGAGTGCCATCAAGGAGGTGCTGCTGGTCCACGAGAATCATAGGGAGAGGGCTCTGGAGGAGCTCATGACCCGTGTGGCCTGA